In the genome of Candidatus Methylomirabilota bacterium, the window GCCCTCCAGGCCTCGGTTGTCGCCGCCCACCAGGGCACCGCCGCCGCCCGCGGGTCGGGGCCGGCCTGGGCTGAGGCCGGCTCCTCCGCGTGCGTGGGCCGGAACGTCGCGGCCGCCGGCTCTACCGCCGGCGGTGGCGCTGGTGGAGCCGGCGGTGGCGCTGCAGGCGCGGTGGCAGCGGGCGCCATGTGCGCGGTCGGCACGGGGCGCGGCTCCGCGCGCGGGCCGGCTTCCGGCGCGCTCGGTGTGACCGGCCTGGCGACGCGCGGCTCCAGACCCTGGATGAAGAGCCGTCCCCGCGTGGCGGCGATGGCCAGCGGCCGGCCGAATATGCGGCCGACGCCTTCCTCGAGCTGGGACCAGCGCTCGTCGTCCAGGTTCTCCCGGCCGATCACCAGGGTGAGAAAATCCGCGAACGGCAGCATCACCTCGTCGACCTGCTCCACGCTGCAGTCCGGGTTCTCGGCGGCGAGGCGCGAGAGCGCCAGGCGAAGCTCGCTGGTTTTCGCCTGGCACTCGAGCAGCGGTTGAAAGGCCGAGTCGTCCCGGTGGCCAATGGCCAGGACGCGATTCAGCACGCCGATCGCGCGCTGGACGGCCGCGTCCAGCGCCGCGCTGCGAGAGCGCTGATCGTCGGTGGCGACACGCCGGGGCTCAGCCTCCGCGCGGCGGGGCTCTGCCGGCGCGCGGCGGGGCTCTGCCGGCGCGCGGCGGGGCTCCGCCTCCAAGCGCCGGGGCTCGGTCGGAGCGCGCCTGGCGTCCGCCGGGGCGGGCTTCGTCTCGGCGTCCACGATCGCGCGCAGCAGCGGCTCGAGATCGGTGAGCGAGAGCATCGCCTCGGGCGATTGTGCGACGGTGACCCCGAACGATCCTGCCTGCTGGATCAGCCGGGTGCGAAGATCGACGAAGGCGCCGCGCAGGGCGGTGAGCTGGCGCACCAGCGCCTCCGCGGGGGGCGCGCCCTCCCGCATCGCCTGGCTGGTCTCGAGGAGGTTGGTTCCCAGCCGGCCGAAGTACTCGGAGAGTTCCGCCAGCTGGCCCTGCAGTTCGCGGCTGTTTTCGGTCACTGCACAGCAGAATAGCATCCCTCTCCGGGCAGGAGAGAGCAGCCTGCCCCGTCGGCGCTGGGCGACGCCGCCCGGGGTCAGGCCTGAGCGCGGATGGCCGCCTTCACCCGCTCGGGCGTGTAGGGCACCGAGCGGAGCCGGACCCCGATGGCGTCGTACACCGCGTTGGAGATCGCGGACGGGACCACGCACGCGGCCGGCTCACCCACCCCCCACGGGGGCTCGGTGGGCCGGTCGATCAGCTCCATCACGATCTCCGGCACCTCGGCAAACGTCATGATGGGATAGGTCGCCCAGTCGAGGCTCGTCACCCGGGAGCGGTCCCACTTCAGCTCTTCCTTCAGGGTGCGGCTCAGCGTGTGGACGACGTTGCCCTCGATCTGAGCGCGGACACCATCGGGGTTGATGATCTGGCCGCAGTCCTGAGCGACGAAGACGCGCGTGACGCGGATCAGGCCGCTCTTGCGCTCGACCTCGACTTCGGCGACGCCCGCCACGTACGTTCTCACGTTCTCGTACTTGCAGTACGTCACGCCGCGGCCAGTGGCCACGGACGCCGTCTTGGCGTCCCGCCTGGGCGACGGGCGCGCTTGCCACTTCGCGAGCCGGGCGACGGCGTGGAGAACCTCGGTCCCGCGCGGATCCTTGAGGTGGCGCAGACGGAACTCGATGGGGTCGGCGCCGGCCGCCGCCGCCAGCTCGTCGATGAACGCCTCGTTGACGTACGTGTTCTGCATCCGCCCGGGCGTCCGGATCCACGAAGGCCGGAAGGGCGTCGTCTCCAGCCGGTGGCAGACCGCGTGCGCGTTCGGAAACGCGTACGGTGGCGCCGAGTTGTGGAAGACGTTCCCGGGATTGATGTTGTCCTTCTGGGGCAGCCCGCCCAGCGTCGCCGCCAGCATGGGCACGCCCTCGGCGATCGCGCCGACCTTGGGGACCCAGAACTCCGACTGCCAGGCGAGAACGTTCCCGCTGGCGTCGAGGCCGGCGCGCAGGTCGGCCAGGGTCGGCGGGCCCTTGGGCTCCCAGCCGTGCTCGTCGTGGCGCATCCACTGCACGCGCACCGGGCGGCCGACCTCGCGCGCGAGCAGCGCCGCGTCGGCCGCGGCGTCCTCGTGGCCGTTGCGGCCGTAGCAGCCGGCGCCGTCGAAGTACATCACGCGGACGGCGCTCGGAGGGAGGCCGAGCATGGTGGCCAGGTCGCGGCGCAACCAGTGGCTCGCCTGCGAGGCCGACCGGACGAGGAGCCTCCCGTCGCGCCACTCGGCGATGGCGCACGAGGGCCCGATCGAGCCGTGCAGATGAATGGCGAAGTCGTAGGTCGCGGTGAGGACCTTAGCGGCCCCCGCCAGCGCGCCCTTGACGTCGCCGCGGTTGACGGTGACGTCGTCCTTGGCGATCGGAGTCGCCCGGACGTGCTGGTAGAGCCGGTCCATGTCGGGCAGCCCCTCCCAGGCCGACCACGTGGCCTTGAGCTGCTCGGCCGCTTTGACCGCGGCCCACTCGGTCTCAGCCACCACACCGAGGAAGTTGCCGACGCGTACCACCTTCACGAGACCCTTGATGCCGCGCACCGAGCCCTCGTCCACGCCGAGGAGCGTGGCGCCCATGGCCGGCGGCCGGACCACGCGTCCGTGGAGCATGCCCGGCACCCGGACGTCGTGCATGAACGTCCATTCGCCGGTGACCTTCGCCGGGATGTCCACCCGCGGGACCGATTTGCCCACGACGGTGTAGTCCGCGGGCTTCTTGCTCGGCGCCTGCTTGTCGACCGTGAGATTGAACTCGCGGTCCCCGACCACCTCGCTATAAGAGACACTCTTCGTCGGGTCGGCCTTGAGACGCACCACGCCGTGCCGCACCTCGAGATCCTCCGGCGGCGCCCCCAGTCGCTTCGCCGCCATCTCGAGCAACGCCCGGCGCGCCGTCGCGGCGGCCTGCCGGATCTGCACACCGCCGATCTGGATGGAGAGGCTGCCGAACGTCGGCCCCTGGTCGGGGGTGAGGTCGGTGTCGCCCTCGATGAGGTCGATCTGCTGGATGGCGACGTCCAGCTCCTCGGCCGCGATCTGGCGCAGCGCCGTCCGCACGCCGGTGCCGAGATCCACCTTGCCGGTGAAGAGCCGGACCCGGCCGTCCCGCCCGATGGCAAGGAAGGAGTCCACCTGGTCGAGGGCGACCGGCTTCGCCGGCGCGCCCGTGGTCTGGCCGAGCGCCGGGGCCGCCGAGCCGGCCAGGCTGAAGCTCACGATCAGCGCGCCACTGCCTTGGAGAAACTCTCTGCGCGTCGTCTCGCGAGTGATCATGTCACACCCCCTTGGCCATGAGCCGAGCCGCCCGCTTCACCGCCCGGACGACCCGTGGCTGGGTGCCGCAGCGACAGAGGTTGCCGGCCAGCGCCTGCTTGATCTCGCGCT includes:
- a CDS encoding molybdopterin cofactor-binding domain-containing protein, encoding MITRETTRREFLQGSGALIVSFSLAGSAAPALGQTTGAPAKPVALDQVDSFLAIGRDGRVRLFTGKVDLGTGVRTALRQIAAEELDVAIQQIDLIEGDTDLTPDQGPTFGSLSIQIGGVQIRQAAATARRALLEMAAKRLGAPPEDLEVRHGVVRLKADPTKSVSYSEVVGDREFNLTVDKQAPSKKPADYTVVGKSVPRVDIPAKVTGEWTFMHDVRVPGMLHGRVVRPPAMGATLLGVDEGSVRGIKGLVKVVRVGNFLGVVAETEWAAVKAAEQLKATWSAWEGLPDMDRLYQHVRATPIAKDDVTVNRGDVKGALAGAAKVLTATYDFAIHLHGSIGPSCAIAEWRDGRLLVRSASQASHWLRRDLATMLGLPPSAVRVMYFDGAGCYGRNGHEDAAADAALLAREVGRPVRVQWMRHDEHGWEPKGPPTLADLRAGLDASGNVLAWQSEFWVPKVGAIAEGVPMLAATLGGLPQKDNINPGNVFHNSAPPYAFPNAHAVCHRLETTPFRPSWIRTPGRMQNTYVNEAFIDELAAAAGADPIEFRLRHLKDPRGTEVLHAVARLAKWQARPSPRRDAKTASVATGRGVTYCKYENVRTYVAGVAEVEVERKSGLIRVTRVFVAQDCGQIINPDGVRAQIEGNVVHTLSRTLKEELKWDRSRVTSLDWATYPIMTFAEVPEIVMELIDRPTEPPWGVGEPAACVVPSAISNAVYDAIGVRLRSVPYTPERVKAAIRAQA